A window of Kineococcus sp. NBC_00420 genomic DNA:
GTGCCCCACGTCGGGCACGTCTGCAGCGTAGGCTCGGCGAGGGGCTCTTCCCCAGAGCATCTTGTGATGAACATGGGTAGTCACTTCGAGCTACCGACTCGTCACCCACACAGATCAACGCAGAGTTGCGTTGCGGTCACGATCCTGCGAAGCGCTCGCGGAGGACCCGTGGATGCCCCGACCCGGAACGGCCCGGCGCTTACCCTGTCGGCATGGCTCCTCCCCCCACCGCTCACCGGCGGCGTCCCGTCCTGCGCCTGCTCGCCGCCTTCGCGGCCGTCAGCGCCGTGGCCGGTGTGCTCACGGCGGGGCTCGTCGTCCCGGCCGTCGCGTTCAGCGGCAGCCTGACGAGCGCGGGGGTCAACATCTTCGACGAGCTGCCGGCCGACCTGGGCGACCAGACGCTGTCGGAGGCGACGACGATCCTCTACTCCGACAACACGGTGATGGCGCGGGTCTACGACCAGAACCGCGTCGTCGTGGGCTTCGACCAGATCGCGCCGGTCATGCGCGACTCCATCGTCGCGATCGAGGACTACCGCTTCTACGAGCACGGCGCCATCGACATGAAGGGCATCGCCCGCGCGCTCGCCTCCAACGCCGGCGGCGGGGGCACCCAGGGCGCGTCGACGATCACTCAGCAGTACGTGAAGAACATCCTCGTCGAGCAGGCCGTCGAGCAAGGTGACACCGAGGCCGCCGCCGCCGCGACGACCGCCGACGGGACCGAGGGCTACGCCCGCAAGCTGCGCGAGATGAAGCTCGCCATCGGGGTCGAGAAGGAGATGTCGAAGAACGACATCCTCGCCGGGTACCTGAACGTCGCGTACTTCTACAACGGCGTCTACGGCGTCGAAGCCGCGGCCCGCTTCTACTTCAACAAGACCGCGGCCGAGCTGACGCTGCCGGAGTCGGCCCTGCTGGCCGGTCTCGTGCAGAACCCCGTGGCCTTCAACCCGGTGAAGTACCCCGACGCTTCAGTCGCGCGACGCAACGTCGTGCTGAACCGGATGCTCGAACTGGGCAAGATCTCCCAGGCCGACCACGACGCCGCTGTCGCCTCCCCGCTCGTCCTGGACACCCAGCGCAGCCAGCAGGGCTGCATCAACGCCGGATCCGCCGCCTACTTCTGCGATTACGTGACCCGCATCGTCGAGACCGACGCGGCCTTCGGCGCGACCGCGGACGACCGCAAGAAGCTCCTGCGCACCGGTGGGCTGACGGTCAAGACGACGCTGAACCCGCAGGTCCAGATCACGACCCAGAACGCAGTGAACGGTGGCGTCAACCCGGGCCAGAGCCCGCGGATGGCGGCGTCCGTCGTCCAGCCCGGGACCGGGCAGATCCTGGCGATGGCGCAGGACACGACCTTCTCCTTGGACACGGATCAGACCGGTGTCACGACGATCAACTACAACGTCGACAAGATGTACAACGGCGGCAACGGTTTCCAGACCGGTTCGTCGTTCAAGGCGTTCACGTTGGCGGAGTGGTTGAAGGCCGGGAAGTCCATCGACAGCACGATCAACGCGCCGTTCAACGGATCGGACCCCTTCAGCCAGTTCACGGCGTGCGGGGTCAAGTCGCGGGACTCGAAGATCTACCCGTACTCGAACTCGGAGTCGCACGAGGGTGGCCCCATGTCCATCCGCAAGGCGACCGCGGACTCCGTGAACACGGCCTACGTGACCATGGAGAAGTCCCTGGACCTCTGCAACATCGCAGCGACGGCACAGTCGATGGGTGTGCACCTGGCCAACCCGGCCAACGGGAGCATCCCGAAGCAGAAGGCCAGCGACATGAGCAACACCAACGACGTGGAGGGCGGGGTCAACTCCGACCTCTACGTCAGCCCGTCGCTGACCCTCGGGGTCAACGAGATCGCCCCGCTCGCCATGGCCGGGGCCTACGCGACCTTCGCGGCGGACGGAACCTTCTGCAAGCCGATCGCGATCGTCGAGGTGCTCGACACCAACGGCCAGCCGATGAACATCCCCAGTGCGGACTGCAAGTCCGTCCTCGACCCGAACGTCGCCCGCAACGTCACCGAGGCCCTCCAGGGCGTCATCTCGGGTGGGACCGGAACGGCGGCCCGCATCGACCGTCCGGCCGCCGGCAAGACGGGCACCACCAACGAGAACTCGGACGCCTGGTTCGTGGGGTACACCCCGCAGCTGTCCTCGGCGGTGTGGATGGGTCACGCCGACGGCACGAGGCCACTGAACAGGGATCGGATCAACGGTCGTGGTCGCCGCACCATCTTCGGTGGCACGATCTCGGCTCCGACCTGGAAGGCCATCGTGGGAACGGCTTCCGACCAGATGAACCTCCCGACGGTCGGCTTCACGCCGGGCACCAACCAGGGCCTCAAGACGACGACCTCCGACGGCAGGATCAAGGTCCCGAGCGTCGTCGGTCGCAGCGTGTCCTCGGCCAAGAGCGCGCTGCAGGCGGCCGGGTTCCAGGTAAAGGTGGGGGGTTCGGTGACCTCCAACGTCGACAAGGGCCTCGTCGCCTCGCAGAGCGCCCGCTCCGCCGCGGCCGGTTCGGTCATCACCATCACCCGCAGCTCCGGCCCGGCGCCGGTCCCGACGCAGGAGCCGTCGGCCCCGCCGTCGAGCGACAGCCCCGGGATCCAGCTCCCGACGGAACTGCCGCCGCTGCCCGACCTCCCCGCCCTCCCGACGAACTGAGGGGCGGAGACGGGCCGGACGGGGGACTCTCCCCGTCCGGCCCGTCCTCCTTTCGGGGGGGTGGTCCCACCCGTCGCGTCCTTGGTTGGCTGGGGGCGTGGACACACCCCTCGTGGACGACGTGACGTTGCTCCTGCTGAACCCGGAGACGGGGCGTCCGCTGACGGACGCGACCCGCCTGCGCGCTGTCCTGCCCGGAGCCGTGCTGCTCGACCTGGCGCTGCGGGAACGGCTCGAGTCCGAGCCGAGCCGCTGGGGTGGGGACAAGGTGCGCGTGCGCGACGCCTCGCCCACCGGTGACGAGGTGCTCGACGAGGCCCTGCGACGACTCGGCGACCGACCGACGGCGGCCCGCACCGCCGTCCAGCGGCTCGGTGGTCTCAAGCTGGGCCGTGCCGTCCGGGACCGGATGGTCGCGCGCGGTCTCGTCCGCCACGAGCCGGGCGGGTTCCTCCGCTTCGCCCGAGACCACCCCGAGCCGGGCGCGCGCAAGGCCCTGGTCTCCGAGGTCGCGTCAGCGCTGGGTGACGGCGCCGACGTCACCCCGCACGCGGCTGCGCTGGTGTCGCTGCTGCAGTCCGTCGGGGCGGTCCCGAAGGTCGTCCCCGGGCTGGGGTTGTCCCGTCGTCAGCTCACCGACCGGGTGCAGCAGATCGCGGACGGGATGGCTGAGGGGGAGTGGGCCGGGGAGGCCGTCTCCGCCGCCGTGCGCGCCGCCCAGGCCGCGGTCACGACGGCGATCGTCACGAGCACCGTCGTCGCGACCAGCGGCACGAACTAGCTAGCGGCCCCGCCCCGCGCGGAAACAACACTTTCCGCCCCTGCGAGGGCCCCTCGAGGGGCGGAAAGTGTTGTTTCCGCGGGTCTCTCAGGCCTGCAGACGGGTCCGCACGGCGGTGGAGACGCGCTTGCCGTCGGCGCGGGCTCCGACCTTCGGCTTCAGCTGCGACATGACGGCGCCCATCGCACCCATGCCGGTCAGCCCCTCCGCCGTCG
This region includes:
- a CDS encoding GOLPH3/VPS74 family protein, whose protein sequence is MDTPLVDDVTLLLLNPETGRPLTDATRLRAVLPGAVLLDLALRERLESEPSRWGGDKVRVRDASPTGDEVLDEALRRLGDRPTAARTAVQRLGGLKLGRAVRDRMVARGLVRHEPGGFLRFARDHPEPGARKALVSEVASALGDGADVTPHAAALVSLLQSVGAVPKVVPGLGLSRRQLTDRVQQIADGMAEGEWAGEAVSAAVRAAQAAVTTAIVTSTVVATSGTN
- a CDS encoding penicillin-binding protein, coding for MAPPPTAHRRRPVLRLLAAFAAVSAVAGVLTAGLVVPAVAFSGSLTSAGVNIFDELPADLGDQTLSEATTILYSDNTVMARVYDQNRVVVGFDQIAPVMRDSIVAIEDYRFYEHGAIDMKGIARALASNAGGGGTQGASTITQQYVKNILVEQAVEQGDTEAAAAATTADGTEGYARKLREMKLAIGVEKEMSKNDILAGYLNVAYFYNGVYGVEAAARFYFNKTAAELTLPESALLAGLVQNPVAFNPVKYPDASVARRNVVLNRMLELGKISQADHDAAVASPLVLDTQRSQQGCINAGSAAYFCDYVTRIVETDAAFGATADDRKKLLRTGGLTVKTTLNPQVQITTQNAVNGGVNPGQSPRMAASVVQPGTGQILAMAQDTTFSLDTDQTGVTTINYNVDKMYNGGNGFQTGSSFKAFTLAEWLKAGKSIDSTINAPFNGSDPFSQFTACGVKSRDSKIYPYSNSESHEGGPMSIRKATADSVNTAYVTMEKSLDLCNIAATAQSMGVHLANPANGSIPKQKASDMSNTNDVEGGVNSDLYVSPSLTLGVNEIAPLAMAGAYATFAADGTFCKPIAIVEVLDTNGQPMNIPSADCKSVLDPNVARNVTEALQGVISGGTGTAARIDRPAAGKTGTTNENSDAWFVGYTPQLSSAVWMGHADGTRPLNRDRINGRGRRTIFGGTISAPTWKAIVGTASDQMNLPTVGFTPGTNQGLKTTTSDGRIKVPSVVGRSVSSAKSALQAAGFQVKVGGSVTSNVDKGLVASQSARSAAAGSVITITRSSGPAPVPTQEPSAPPSSDSPGIQLPTELPPLPDLPALPTN